A section of the Verrucomicrobiota bacterium genome encodes:
- the trpE gene encoding anthranilate synthase component I yields MKTDRKNDFPDLRGVFPSAEEFAAEAVTHSVVPVWIELIADSETPLSVLSKLGSEESSFLLESAEKSDLVGRYSFVGSGARAVISSHGETITLTDRNGTRSWKAPDPLKELETLMSAYKCAVHPQLPGFTGGAVGYLGYEAVRRFEPSVPAASQDDLAVPEMLFMIADTVVAFDHKARRIKVVACAFPGELGVEESRREAMQRISTLLAKLALPLAMSPFPAAGDAECLPVSSNMSREAFEKSVEDAKEFIRAGDIFQIVLSQRFAIPYEGEPLHLYRALRFINPSPYMFCMRLPGGFSLVGSSPEIHVKVTDGNVQIRPIAGTRKRGATPEADEALCLELLEDPKERAEHLMLVDLARNDVGRISEFGSVSLTDFMTVERYSHVMHIVSNVVGKLSGNHSPLDVLRATFPAGTVSGSPKVRAMQIIATMEPTARGSYAGAVGYLGFNGELDSCIALRTVLLKEGIAYVQAGAGIVADSKAAAEFDETVNKAMGVIRAVDLATSTLSNPS; encoded by the coding sequence ATGAAGACAGACCGGAAGAATGATTTTCCAGACTTGAGGGGGGTGTTTCCTTCCGCTGAGGAGTTTGCCGCAGAGGCTGTGACTCATTCGGTTGTGCCTGTGTGGATCGAACTGATTGCCGATAGTGAAACCCCTCTTTCCGTTCTCTCGAAACTTGGCTCCGAGGAATCGTCCTTTCTTCTGGAATCTGCCGAGAAGAGCGATTTGGTGGGACGCTATTCCTTTGTCGGTTCCGGTGCCCGTGCGGTGATCTCCTCCCATGGAGAGACAATAACGCTGACCGATCGCAACGGTACGCGGTCCTGGAAGGCTCCAGATCCTCTTAAGGAACTCGAGACGCTGATGTCGGCATACAAGTGTGCGGTTCATCCGCAGCTGCCGGGATTCACCGGCGGAGCGGTCGGCTATCTCGGATACGAGGCCGTACGAAGATTCGAGCCCTCCGTTCCTGCTGCTTCACAAGATGATCTAGCGGTTCCCGAGATGCTTTTCATGATTGCCGACACCGTGGTGGCCTTTGACCACAAAGCAAGGAGGATCAAGGTGGTGGCGTGTGCCTTTCCAGGCGAACTCGGAGTCGAGGAATCTCGCCGCGAAGCCATGCAACGAATCTCCACACTCCTTGCAAAACTTGCCCTGCCGCTTGCGATGTCGCCCTTTCCCGCCGCGGGAGATGCGGAATGCCTGCCCGTTTCCAGCAATATGAGCAGGGAGGCTTTTGAAAAGTCGGTCGAGGACGCCAAGGAGTTCATCCGCGCAGGGGATATCTTTCAGATTGTCCTCTCTCAGCGCTTCGCGATCCCTTACGAGGGAGAGCCTCTTCATCTCTACAGGGCTCTCCGATTCATCAATCCCTCGCCCTACATGTTTTGCATGCGTCTGCCTGGTGGATTTTCGCTCGTGGGAAGTTCCCCGGAAATTCATGTCAAGGTTACGGACGGAAATGTTCAGATCCGACCCATCGCTGGGACACGCAAGCGCGGTGCCACGCCGGAAGCTGACGAAGCTCTCTGCCTCGAGCTACTTGAAGACCCCAAGGAGCGGGCCGAGCATCTCATGCTTGTCGATCTTGCCCGGAACGATGTCGGGCGCATCTCAGAATTTGGCAGCGTGTCTCTCACCGACTTCATGACAGTCGAGCGTTATAGTCATGTGATGCATATCGTCTCCAATGTGGTCGGCAAGCTCTCCGGAAACCATTCCCCATTGGATGTTCTGCGGGCTACTTTTCCTGCCGGTACAGTCAGCGGATCTCCGAAGGTGCGCGCCATGCAGATCATTGCGACGATGGAGCCGACTGCGCGCGGCAGTTATGCCGGGGCGGTGGGATACCTCGGATTCAATGGGGAGCTTGATTCCTGCATCGCCCTGAGGACTGTTCTGCTGAAAGAAGGCATTGCCTATGTCCAGGCCGGCGCCGGTATTGTGGCAGATTCGAAGGCTGCGGCCGAGTTCGATGAAACCGTCAATAAGGCGATGGGAGTCATCCGGGCTGTCGATCTGGCAACATCGACTCTTTCCAACCCCTCATAG
- a CDS encoding DNA-directed RNA polymerase subunit omega: MNTHYIEEASKVITNKQQLVNMVSKRLRELSAGSRPMIEVDLQMGLADIALAEIAAGKLSTELTSDSETLQAA, encoded by the coding sequence ATGAACACCCACTACATCGAAGAGGCCTCCAAGGTCATTACAAACAAGCAGCAGCTCGTCAACATGGTGAGCAAGCGTCTGCGCGAGCTCTCCGCCGGAAGCCGCCCCATGATCGAAGTGGACCTTCAGATGGGACTTGCAGACATTGCCCTAGCTGAAATTGCAGCAGGTAAGCTCTCCACAGAGCTTACTTCGGATTCGGAAACCTTACAGGCGGCCTAA
- a CDS encoding SufE family protein: protein MSYPSKLSAIIELFSGLPDAEKRETLIAYADQARSQEPRDGETFDLEDVRKDEECTDTVAIYLRLDDQGGAHFRISLGPQVQTLTRAMSSILCKGLEGVSPADILEIPADFVPKIVGAELVRLRSQTVYYLLTRIKSVSKVWLQRQRNATQDTNG, encoded by the coding sequence ATGTCTTATCCCTCGAAGCTATCCGCGATCATCGAGCTTTTTTCTGGTCTTCCCGACGCGGAGAAACGCGAGACCTTGATCGCCTATGCCGATCAGGCAAGGTCCCAGGAACCGAGAGATGGGGAGACGTTTGATCTTGAGGATGTGCGCAAGGACGAGGAGTGCACCGACACCGTGGCGATCTATCTCCGTCTCGACGATCAGGGAGGAGCCCACTTCAGAATATCTCTTGGTCCCCAGGTCCAGACGCTGACACGGGCCATGAGTTCAATCCTCTGCAAGGGGCTTGAGGGAGTTTCCCCAGCGGACATCCTGGAAATTCCTGCGGATTTTGTTCCGAAGATCGTCGGCGCTGAGCTTGTCCGTCTTAGAAGTCAGACCGTTTATTATCTGCTCACTCGCATTAAAAGCGTCTCCAAGGTCTGGTTGCAGCGCCAACGCAACGCGACTCAAGACACCAACGGTTAA
- a CDS encoding sulfurtransferase, producing the protein MSIDSNYAHPDALVTTSWMADHLKDPGIRIIESNEDILLYDMGHVPGAVHIDWQRDLQDHTIRDYIQPEAFAALCSRNGITPETTCIFYGDKSNWWSCYALWVFRLFGHEKVKIMDGGRDKWIEEGRPLTREVPHYEKTDYPAPSKRRDAEIRAFYDDALAQSRGNLPLIDVRSPGEFKGLVTHMPEYPQEGVLRGGHIPGAYGIPWKQAVNNDATFKSAEELRKIYQTDLGLKPDDQIIAYCRIGERSSHTWFVLNYLLGFDKVRNYDGSWTEWGNRVGAPIEKSL; encoded by the coding sequence ATGAGTATAGATAGCAATTACGCGCATCCCGATGCACTAGTCACAACGTCATGGATGGCCGACCATCTGAAGGATCCCGGCATCCGAATCATCGAGAGCAACGAGGATATCCTTCTTTATGATATGGGGCATGTTCCGGGAGCCGTGCATATCGATTGGCAGCGCGATCTGCAGGATCACACGATTCGTGATTATATCCAGCCCGAGGCCTTTGCGGCTCTCTGCTCGAGGAATGGGATCACCCCGGAAACAACCTGCATCTTCTACGGTGATAAATCCAACTGGTGGTCCTGCTATGCCCTCTGGGTCTTCCGCCTCTTCGGTCATGAGAAGGTCAAGATCATGGACGGAGGACGCGACAAGTGGATCGAAGAGGGCAGACCGCTGACCCGTGAAGTTCCCCATTATGAGAAGACGGACTATCCAGCGCCCTCGAAGCGACGTGATGCCGAAATTCGCGCTTTTTATGACGACGCCCTTGCCCAGAGCCGTGGCAACCTTCCTCTGATCGATGTCCGCTCCCCGGGAGAATTCAAGGGACTGGTGACCCACATGCCGGAATATCCCCAGGAGGGAGTGCTACGAGGTGGTCATATTCCTGGAGCCTATGGTATCCCCTGGAAGCAAGCCGTGAATAACGACGCGACTTTCAAGAGTGCCGAGGAACTCCGCAAGATCTACCAGACCGATCTTGGTCTCAAGCCCGATGACCAGATCATCGCGTATTGCAGGATTGGCGAACGATCCAGTCACACGTGGTTCGTGCTGAACTATCTCTTGGGATTTGATAAGGTGCGGAACTACGACGGCTCCTGGACGGAGTGGGGGAATCGTGTCGGCGCGCCAATCGAAAAGTCCCTCTAG
- the smpB gene encoding SsrA-binding protein SmpB encodes MGSDIVTNRKALRDYQILEKFEAGISLVGTEVKSLRAGKADLLGCYAKVEKGGVFLYEATIQVYEKASHSTHDPKRPRQLLLNKVEILRMLEQTTRKGLALPVLRLYWKKGRVKVEIGLAKGKHAADQRQDLKKKAEQRETDREVAHFKRGK; translated from the coding sequence ATGGGTTCTGACATCGTCACCAACCGCAAAGCCCTCAGGGATTACCAGATCCTTGAGAAGTTTGAAGCCGGCATTTCTCTTGTCGGAACCGAAGTCAAGTCGCTGCGAGCAGGCAAGGCTGATCTTCTGGGATGCTATGCAAAAGTTGAGAAGGGTGGGGTGTTTCTCTATGAGGCCACGATCCAAGTCTACGAGAAGGCCAGCCACTCAACCCATGATCCCAAACGCCCCAGGCAGCTTTTGCTAAACAAGGTCGAGATTCTCAGGATGCTTGAGCAGACTACCCGCAAGGGACTGGCCCTGCCCGTGCTGCGCCTCTACTGGAAGAAAGGGCGCGTGAAGGTCGAAATCGGTCTGGCTAAGGGAAAGCATGCCGCTGATCAGCGCCAGGATCTCAAAAAGAAAGCCGAGCAGCGGGAGACAGACCGTGAGGTCGCGCACTTCAAGCGGGGTAAATAG